Proteins encoded within one genomic window of Setaria italica strain Yugu1 chromosome IV, Setaria_italica_v2.0, whole genome shotgun sequence:
- the LOC101781209 gene encoding cryptochrome DASH, chloroplastic/mitochondrial, translated as MLLHFLSSSSASSPLCPRFLLHPNPPAGLRFLAMSAASSSSSSRPVRGAAVPVPFLGADEAGAVADEAFQRHTSPTLRRGGAGVAVVWFRNDLRVLDNEVLVRAWAASEAVLPVFCVDPRVLEGTTHYFGFPKTGALRAQFLIECLGDLKQNLRKKGLDLLVRHGKPEEILPSIAKAVSAHTVYAHKETCSEELLVERLVRKALEQVQITQGGAPGQKKPMNPRLQLIWGATLYHIDDLPFTVSNLPDVYTQFRKAVESKSSVRNCSKLPPSLGPPPTSGLDEIGGWGAIPTLESLGLSVTKSEKGMHFVGGESAALGRVHEYFWKKDQLKVYKETRNGMLGPDYSTKFSPWLASGSLSPRYICEEVKRYEKQRVANDSTYWVLFELIWRDYFRFLSAKYGNSIFHLGGPRKVASKWSQDQALFESWREGKTGYPLIDANMRELSATGFMSNRGRQIVCSFLVRDMGIDWRMGAEWFETCLLDYDPASNYGNWTYGAGVGNDPREDRYFSIPKQAKTYDPEGEYVAYWLPELQSLTKERRNFPGASYIRQIIPLKFDGGNQKKDQFNRQRRPNNMYRRQVK; from the exons ATGCTTCTGcacttcctttcttcctcctccgcctcctcccctctctgCCCGCGATTCCTGCTCcaccccaatccaccagccggCCTCCGTTTCCTCGCCATGAGCGCCGCATCCTCAAGCTCCTCGTCCCGGCcggtgcgcggcgcggcggtgccggTGCCTTTCCtcggcgccgacgaggccggcgcGGTGGCTGACGAGGCCTTTCAGAGGCATACGTCGCCGACCTTGAGGAGAGGCGGCGCTGGGGTGGCCGTCGTGTGGTTCAGGAACGACCTCAGGGTCCTCGACAACGAGGTGCTGGTGCGCGCGTGGGCGGCGTCCGAGGCGGTCCTGCCGGTGTTCTGCGTTGATCCTCGGGTCCTCGAGGGGACCACCCACTACTTCGGGTTCCCCAAGACTGGAG CATTGAGGGCACAGTTCTTGATAGAGTGTTTGGGAGACTTGAAGCAGAATCTGAGGAAAAAGGGTCTCGATTTACTAGTTCGGCACGGCAAGCCTGAAGAGATCCTTCCTTCGATTGCAAAGGCTGTCAGTGCACACACA GTTTATGCTCATAAAGAAACATGCAGCGAGGAGCTCCTCGTCGAACGCCTCGTGCGCAAAGCCCTGGAGCAAGTTCAGATTACTCAAGGAGGAGCACCTGGCCAGAAGAAACCAATGAACCCCAGGTTGCAGCTGATCTGGGGAGCAACACTGTATCATATCGATGACCTCCCGTTCACCGTGAGCAACTTGCCAGACGTGTACACGCAGTTCAGAAAG GCTGTTGAATCTAAGTCCTCGGTTAGGAACTGCAGCAAGTTGCCACCGTCGCTTGGACCGCCCCCTACTTCCGGCCTAGATGAGATTGGTGGGTGGGGGGCAATACCAACACTGGAGTCACTAGGCCTGAGTGTCACAAAG TCTGAGAAGGGAATGCATTTCGTAGGAGGAGAGAGTGCAGCTCTTGGAAGGGTCCATGAGTACTTCTGGAAGAAGGATCAGTTGAAAGTCTACAAGGAGACCAGGAATGGCATGTTAGGTCCAGATTACTCCACAAAATTCTCTCCTTGGCTTGCTTCTGGCAGTCTTTCTCCACGTTATATTTGCGAAGAG GTGAAGAGATATGAGAAGCAAAGGGTAGCAAATGATTCTACATACTG GGTTTTGTTTGAGTTGATATGGAGAGACTACTTCAGATTTCTATCAGCAAAATATGGGAACTCCATTTTTCACCTAG GAGGTCCAAGGAAAGTAGCATCCAAGTGGAGTCAGGACCAAGCGCTGTTTGAATCTTGGAGAGAGGGTAAAACTGG GTACCCTCTTATTGATGCCAACATGAGGGAGCTTTCAGCCACCGGTTTCATGTCTAACCGTGGACGTCAG ATTGTCTGCTCATTTCTTGTCCGAGATATGGGTATCGATTGGAGAATGGGAGCAGAATGGTTTGAAACATGTTTATTGGATTATGACCCAGCTTCAAATTATGGTAACTGGACATATGGAGCAG GAGTTGGCAATGACCCACGAGAAGATCGATACTTCAGTATCCCAAAGCAA GCTAAAACGTATGATCCTGAAGGGGAGTATGTTGCATACTGGTTACCAGAACTCCAGTCACTTACGAAGGAAAGAAGAAACTTCCCAGGGGCTTCATACATCAGGCAGATCATCCCACTTAAGTTCGATGGTGGAAATCAGAAAAAAGATCAGTTCAACAGGCAGAGAAGGCCGAACAACATGTACAGAAGACAAGTAAAATAG
- the LOC101781602 gene encoding uncharacterized protein LOC101781602, translated as MGLEHLTSSANPSSGFTLYGNEAMEETKRLQGLRAETLMETCQSTESRDGMIRCPIPCKSSRWYRERELRAAQDLSDFILSKASPPYFVGSPPVRATNPLVHDAQFCAWKVQSVDQSLGIPIPTKGYNARYCAGKGSVTKA; from the exons ATGGGTTTGGAACATTTGACGAGTTCTGCTAATCCTTCATCAG GTTTCACGTTGTATGGAAATGAAGCAATGGAGGAAACAAAAAGGCTACAGGGTCTGAGAGCAGAAACTTTGATGGAAACCTGCCAAAGCACAGAGAGTAGAGATGGAATGATCAGATGTCCAATTCCGTGCAAAAGCAGCAG GTGGTATAGGGAACGTGAATTGAGAGCTGCACAAGATCTTTCTGATTTCATTCTGAGCAAG GCTTCACCTCCGTACTTTGTGGGGTCACCACCAGTTCGTGCAACCAATCCACTTGTTCATGATGCACAATTCTGTGCGTGGAAGGTGCAAAGTGTTGATCAGTCACTAGGAATTCCTATACCAACCAAGGGCTACAACGCTCGCTACTGTGCAGGGAAAGGATCTGTTACGAAGGCTTGA